From a region of the Campylobacter showae CSUNSWCD genome:
- a CDS encoding helix-turn-helix domain-containing protein, translated as MTADDNIVKRVCKELNITQRELAERIGMSEGGLRSALSLGKITPQVERACEMVLKIYELEKELENYKILQNALKSMIV; from the coding sequence ATGACCGCAGATGATAATATCGTAAAGCGTGTATGCAAAGAACTAAACATCACGCAAAGGGAGTTGGCGGAGAGGATAGGGATGAGTGAGGGCGGACTGCGATCTGCGCTATCGCTTGGCAAAATAACTCCACAAGTCGAAAGGGCGTGTGAAATGGTCTTAAAAATTTACGAGCTTGAAAAAGAGCTTGAAAATTACAAAATCCTACAAAATGCTCTAAAATCGATGATTGTTTAA
- a CDS encoding ERF family protein — MIETLSKIQCELKAPKTQTNKAGGYSYRSCEDILEAVKPLLEKYGVALTISDEIMLVGDRFYVKATATLRGKEGEINASAYARETEVKLNKYGGEILDRAQITGSTSSYARKYALNGLFAIDDTKDADATNTHDDEPRQNKQPQKQPTFLNADQLNDLVHLCEITNTNPDAIVAAYKVKAFANLPYEKVRGQLLKKLEQIQAQQSA, encoded by the coding sequence ATGATAGAAACGCTAAGTAAAATACAATGTGAGCTAAAAGCCCCAAAGACGCAGACAAATAAGGCGGGTGGATACTCTTATCGCTCCTGCGAGGATATTTTAGAAGCCGTTAAGCCTCTACTAGAAAAATATGGCGTCGCCCTTACGATAAGCGACGAGATAATGCTAGTGGGGGATCGCTTTTACGTCAAGGCTACGGCGACGCTACGAGGCAAAGAGGGCGAAATAAACGCGAGCGCATACGCTAGGGAAACTGAGGTAAAACTAAACAAATATGGCGGAGAAATATTGGATAGGGCGCAGATCACGGGTAGCACGTCGAGCTATGCGCGCAAATACGCCTTAAACGGGCTTTTTGCTATCGACGACACAAAAGACGCAGACGCTACAAATACTCACGACGACGAGCCAAGGCAGAACAAGCAGCCGCAAAAACAGCCGACGTTTTTAAACGCCGATCAGCTAAACGACCTAGTGCATTTGTGCGAAATAACAAACACCAACCCTGACGCAATAGTAGCGGCGTATAAGGTTAAAGCCTTCGCAAATCTACCGTATGAAAAAGTGCGCGGGCAACTACTTAAAAAGCTTGAGCAAATACAAGCTCAACAAAGCGCGTAA
- a CDS encoding lambda-exonuclease family protein: protein MTITLTQNTPEWLEYRKGKFNASEAGDVMGVGFNKPYQLAQIKYQGKQVFQNDAMRRGQEYEPKIRDILNEKLNLDLSPVVMQSDTDPRFSASLDGYDIVTDTFCEIKFSDTELEYLRKNGKPSEKYFWQIQHQFYVSEAKKCIFAVGYIDENFEVQCEYVEVERDEKAIKKLTKAWNEFEKTYKDAAPDEEWLSLSENIAELTERKKQIEGELQALKDRAIAKAAGVEMKVYGLTISKTEYKESYNYKAFCEHTGAVIPSEYLKAGSVSWRVLVS from the coding sequence ATGACAATAACACTAACTCAAAATACCCCCGAGTGGCTAGAATACCGCAAAGGCAAATTCAACGCTAGCGAGGCGGGCGACGTTATGGGCGTGGGCTTTAACAAGCCCTACCAACTAGCGCAAATCAAGTATCAAGGCAAGCAAGTTTTTCAAAATGACGCTATGAGGCGCGGGCAAGAATACGAGCCAAAAATCAGAGATATACTGAACGAAAAGCTAAATTTAGACCTCTCGCCCGTCGTAATGCAAAGCGACACCGACCCTAGATTTTCGGCTAGTCTTGACGGGTATGACATAGTTACGGACACGTTTTGCGAGATAAAATTTAGCGATACCGAGCTGGAGTATCTACGCAAAAACGGCAAGCCTAGCGAAAAATACTTTTGGCAGATACAGCACCAATTCTACGTGAGCGAAGCTAAAAAGTGTATTTTTGCCGTCGGTTACATAGATGAAAATTTTGAAGTGCAATGCGAATACGTAGAAGTTGAGCGCGACGAAAAAGCTATTAAAAAGCTAACCAAGGCGTGGAACGAGTTTGAAAAAACGTATAAAGACGCCGCCCCCGACGAGGAGTGGCTAAGCCTAAGCGAGAATATCGCCGAGCTAACCGAGCGCAAAAAGCAAATCGAGGGCGAGCTACAAGCTCTAAAAGATAGAGCGATAGCAAAAGCTGCGGGCGTGGAAATGAAGGTATACGGGCTAACCATTAGCAAGACCGAATACAAAGAAAGCTACAACTACAAAGCGTTTTGCGAGCATACGGGCGCGGTAATACCTAGCGAGTATCTAAAAGCGGGGTCAGTTAGCTGGAGAGTGTTAGTGTCGTGA